One part of the Oscillatoria sp. FACHB-1407 genome encodes these proteins:
- a CDS encoding sterol desaturase family protein, with product MEARFVRTLILFVVLTLVFGVLERFFPSIPEQPKWRRGVWLDTFYWFFTQLVTQVISLGAIALAAVPFYLLLGRITIQNGTLSLDVNQILAGYGAVSYLPLWVQGLIMIVVGDLIGYWTHRWHHSRQLWSIHAIHHSSEMIDWLTAMRLHPLNDIISRVCQATPLLLLGFSPMAVDVYVVLLTSHIALIHANVSWTFGPFRYVISSPAFHRWHHTTEELGAGKNFAGLFPVFDLIFGTFYMPQGEQPREFGLIGEKIKETFLDQLLFPYRTWKRVRAWFNSNQSIAEFAEKEQIKASNS from the coding sequence ATGGAAGCACGGTTCGTTAGAACACTAATTCTATTTGTAGTTCTTACCCTGGTCTTTGGGGTGCTCGAACGATTTTTCCCAAGCATTCCTGAACAACCAAAGTGGCGGCGCGGCGTTTGGCTAGACACCTTTTACTGGTTTTTCACTCAATTGGTGACGCAAGTCATTAGTCTTGGGGCGATCGCCCTTGCTGCCGTTCCCTTTTATCTGCTGTTGGGGCGAATTACCATCCAAAATGGGACATTATCCTTGGATGTCAATCAGATTTTAGCTGGCTATGGAGCCGTTTCATACCTGCCACTGTGGGTACAAGGTCTAATCATGATCGTCGTGGGCGATCTTATTGGCTACTGGACACACCGCTGGCATCATAGTCGTCAGCTTTGGAGTATTCATGCCATTCACCATAGCAGTGAAATGATAGATTGGCTCACGGCAATGCGATTACATCCACTCAACGACATTATCTCGCGAGTGTGTCAAGCCACTCCATTACTACTGTTAGGCTTTTCACCTATGGCTGTTGATGTGTATGTGGTATTGCTAACCAGCCATATTGCCCTGATTCACGCCAATGTTTCTTGGACATTTGGTCCGTTTCGTTATGTCATTTCTAGCCCTGCTTTTCATCGCTGGCATCACACAACAGAAGAACTTGGAGCAGGCAAAAATTTTGCCGGACTTTTCCCAGTGTTCGATCTGATTTTTGGTACTTTTTATATGCCACAGGGCGAACAACCCAGGGAATTTGGGTTGATTGGAGAAAAAATCAAGGAAACTTTTCTAGATCAACTCTTGTTTCCTTACCGAACCTGGAAAAGGGTTAGAGCCTGGTTTAATTCAAATCAATCCATAGCTGAGTTTGCCGAGAAGGAACAGATCAAAGCCTCTAATAGCTGA
- a CDS encoding glycosyltransferase: MTHYGILCLGGTGHLNTMLPLGAELQRRGHSITVFSDARAERRTIEAGFNFRAIGSAEVDPDRAKVTGLRALFQGIDLFRARVIDSLREAPVAIQQAGIEALLVDMSAFEGGAIADSVQVPFITVCSSLMLYQDNDIPPTLTTWSYNPIWYFRLRNWLAYKLLWLLSRPVWSAIADYRKQCQLPPYSTYNDCFSKLATISHQVAEIEFPRRKLPPNFHFTGPFHSSIGRSKVDFPFEQLNSLPLIYVSLGTSRNRIKDLFSLIAEACATLDVQLVIALGGGLEPEEVSQLPGNPIVVKYAPQLELLKRASLCITHAGLNTVLESLNNAVPLVAIPLADDQLGVAARIAWSGAGELLSLSNLDVSKLRNTVQKVLNQKDYKRHAVRLQSAIHHSGGVKYAADIIEEVITQTKMQATLDLTRTL, translated from the coding sequence ATGACTCACTACGGTATTCTTTGCTTGGGTGGAACTGGGCACTTAAACACAATGCTCCCACTGGGAGCGGAACTTCAACGCAGGGGTCACTCAATTACGGTCTTCAGTGATGCCCGTGCAGAACGTAGAACGATAGAGGCAGGCTTTAACTTTCGGGCGATCGGTAGTGCGGAAGTTGATCCAGATCGAGCGAAAGTGACCGGGTTAAGGGCATTGTTTCAGGGCATCGACCTGTTTAGAGCAAGGGTGATCGACAGTTTGAGAGAGGCTCCCGTTGCGATTCAGCAAGCGGGTATTGAAGCTCTACTGGTTGATATGTCAGCTTTTGAAGGAGGGGCGATCGCTGATTCTGTGCAAGTTCCGTTTATTACAGTCTGTAGTTCTTTGATGCTGTATCAGGACAATGACATTCCACCGACTTTAACAACCTGGAGCTACAACCCAATCTGGTATTTTCGGTTGCGTAATTGGCTTGCGTACAAACTGCTTTGGCTCCTATCTCGCCCTGTTTGGAGTGCGATCGCTGACTACCGCAAGCAATGCCAATTACCCCCTTACTCCACCTATAATGACTGTTTCTCTAAACTAGCGACAATTAGTCATCAGGTTGCTGAAATCGAATTTCCTCGTCGTAAACTCCCACCCAATTTCCACTTTACTGGACCCTTTCACAGTTCTATTGGACGTTCTAAGGTTGACTTTCCGTTTGAGCAGTTAAACTCCCTTCCCTTGATTTACGTCTCACTGGGAACTTCTCGCAATCGGATCAAAGACTTGTTTTCGCTAATTGCAGAAGCTTGTGCAACCTTAGACGTGCAGCTTGTGATTGCACTAGGAGGTGGGCTAGAACCAGAAGAAGTATCACAACTACCGGGAAATCCAATCGTGGTGAAATACGCTCCACAATTGGAATTACTAAAGCGAGCGAGTCTTTGCATTACTCATGCCGGGTTAAATACGGTTTTAGAATCTCTGAATAATGCCGTTCCATTAGTTGCGATTCCGTTAGCTGACGATCAACTGGGAGTAGCAGCGCGAATTGCCTGGTCTGGTGCCGGAGAGTTATTATCCTTGTCTAATTTAGATGTTTCAAAGTTGCGAAATACTGTTCAGAAAGTTTTAAATCAGAAGGACTATAAACGCCATGCGGTTCGCTTGCAGTCAGCTATTCATCATTCTGGTGGGGTAAAATATGCGGCTGACATCATTGAAGAAGTGATTACGCAAACAAAAATGCAAGCAACGTTAGATTTGACAAGGACTTTGTAG
- a CDS encoding monovalent cation:proton antiporter-2 (CPA2) family protein, with the protein MSNENFFFQAFVYLAAAVLTVPISKRLGLGSVLGYLIAGVIIGPFGLRLVGQEGQDVMRFAEFGVVMMLFLVGLQLQPELLWRMRVSILGLGGLQMIANVILLSGIGLLLELPWQSAVAIALILPLSSTAIGVQTLTERGVMKTEEGQSAFSILLFQAVAIIPILALLPLLSTAPIESVDQATNNTLAGWQQTLLVISTVGGIVVGGRFLMRPIFRFIAATRLREIFTATALLLVVAITLAMQAVGLSPALGTFLAGVVLAESEYRHELNSTVEPFQSLLLGLFFLSVGASINFNLVLGQPMLIVGLIVGVSILKSGVLIGLGRLFKLDLNQSILFAFALVQGDEFAFVLFSFAAQTNVISEDLAGSLIAVVALSMLLSPIFMIAYDRLIAPRFISQSNDQEADEIDDNENAVIIAGFGRFGQVVGRLLLANGYPITVLEHNPAQIELLRRFGWKVFYGDASRIDLLYASGAAQARLLVIAIDDSEQILEIVDLARQHFPHLRILARATDRRHAYELIRRGVEVMKRETFGSALDMGVEALKLLGVRAYKAHRAAQTFRKHDEEALQDMAFVEGDDTALMARSRQLAEDLERILQSDEQEILHEVDRAWDILAQQKDPN; encoded by the coding sequence ATGTCTAATGAAAACTTCTTCTTTCAAGCGTTCGTTTATTTGGCAGCGGCAGTTCTGACAGTCCCAATTTCTAAACGATTAGGTTTGGGTTCTGTTTTGGGATATTTAATTGCCGGAGTTATCATTGGTCCCTTTGGGTTGCGCTTAGTAGGACAGGAAGGTCAGGATGTCATGCGCTTCGCCGAATTTGGTGTCGTGATGATGTTATTTCTCGTGGGGTTGCAGCTTCAGCCAGAGTTGCTGTGGCGAATGCGAGTTTCAATTCTGGGCTTGGGCGGATTGCAGATGATTGCTAATGTCATTCTCCTGTCGGGGATAGGGCTTCTGTTGGAATTACCCTGGCAATCAGCAGTGGCGATCGCGTTAATCTTGCCGCTTTCCTCAACGGCGATCGGTGTGCAAACCCTAACTGAACGGGGAGTGATGAAAACAGAAGAGGGACAATCTGCCTTCTCCATCTTGCTGTTTCAGGCTGTTGCTATTATTCCTATTCTGGCACTGTTGCCCCTACTGTCTACAGCTCCAATTGAATCTGTCGATCAAGCAACGAATAATACGCTGGCAGGCTGGCAGCAAACCCTATTGGTTATAAGCACAGTCGGTGGCATTGTTGTGGGTGGGCGGTTCCTGATGCGACCGATATTCCGCTTTATTGCAGCCACTCGCCTGCGGGAGATCTTCACAGCAACCGCACTGTTACTGGTGGTGGCTATTACGCTGGCAATGCAAGCGGTGGGCTTGTCTCCTGCATTAGGCACCTTCCTTGCGGGAGTTGTGCTGGCAGAAAGTGAGTATCGCCATGAGTTAAACAGCACGGTAGAACCGTTTCAGAGTTTGCTACTGGGGTTATTCTTTCTCTCGGTTGGAGCCAGTATTAACTTCAATCTAGTCCTGGGTCAACCGATGCTCATTGTGGGGCTAATTGTCGGAGTCTCAATTCTCAAATCTGGCGTGTTAATTGGTCTAGGTAGACTCTTTAAGCTCGATCTAAATCAGAGTATTTTGTTTGCGTTCGCTCTGGTACAAGGAGACGAGTTTGCATTTGTCCTGTTTTCTTTTGCAGCACAAACCAACGTAATCTCAGAGGATTTAGCAGGTAGTTTGATTGCAGTTGTTGCACTTTCAATGCTGCTTTCTCCAATTTTTATGATCGCTTACGATCGCCTGATTGCGCCTCGCTTCATTTCCCAGTCTAACGACCAGGAAGCCGATGAGATTGATGATAATGAAAATGCTGTGATCATTGCTGGCTTTGGGCGGTTTGGTCAAGTTGTAGGGCGGTTACTGCTTGCTAATGGCTATCCGATTACCGTTCTCGAACATAATCCAGCCCAGATTGAGCTTCTGCGTCGCTTTGGTTGGAAAGTCTTTTATGGAGATGCATCCCGAATTGATTTGCTTTATGCATCTGGTGCAGCACAAGCGAGGCTTTTGGTGATTGCGATCGACGATAGTGAGCAGATTTTAGAGATCGTCGATTTAGCGCGTCAGCACTTTCCTCACCTGAGGATTCTGGCGCGGGCAACCGATCGTCGTCATGCCTACGAATTAATTCGTCGGGGTGTGGAGGTAATGAAACGGGAAACGTTTGGATCTGCATTAGATATGGGAGTTGAAGCATTAAAGCTATTGGGAGTGCGCGCCTATAAAGCGCATCGTGCGGCTCAAACCTTTAGAAAGCACGATGAGGAAGCGTTACAGGATATGGCTTTTGTAGAGGGAGATGACACGGCTTTAATGGCTCGCTCTCGCCAGCTAGCAGAGGATCTGGAACGAATTTTGCAATCAGATGAACAAGAAATCTTACATGAGGTTGATCGGGCGTGGGATATTTTAGCTCAACAAAAAGACCCGAACTGA